The following coding sequences are from one SAR202 cluster bacterium window:
- a CDS encoding DUF393 domain-containing protein produces the protein MKNNQSEQNTNKLIVFYDGYCILCNRTIDFVIKYDKKEKILFASLQSDYAISTLSKLKYKSENIKNIDNVIYLQNTILKIKSDAILSILSDMGGIYHLSKIFYCIPRFIRDYLYDQIAKRRYKWFGKRNTCRIPTKDEIHKILG, from the coding sequence ATGAAAAATAATCAATCTGAACAAAATACCAACAAACTCATCGTATTTTATGATGGATATTGCATCCTTTGTAATCGAACAATTGACTTTGTTATAAAATACGACAAAAAAGAAAAGATACTATTTGCTTCCTTACAGTCAGATTATGCCATTTCTACCCTCTCAAAATTAAAATATAAATCTGAAAATATAAAAAACATAGACAACGTGATTTATTTACAAAATACTATTCTCAAAATAAAATCGGATGCTATTTTATCAATACTTTCGGATATGGGTGGGATTTATCATTTAAGTAAAATATTTTACTGCATACCAAGATTCATACGTGATTATTTATATGATCAAATTGCTAAAAGAAGATATAAATGGTTTGGTAAACGAAATACATGTAGGATACCTACAAAGGATGAAATTCATAAAATACTTGGATAA